The Gemmatimonadota bacterium region TGGCGACGTCGCGCTCGGCGGAGGAACCGCCCGTGAGGACGAGAATGCGCAGTGGGGAAGCGGTCATCGCTGGATTGTACCCCGACAGCGGAGATTTGACCAACCAGCGAGGACCGCGTCGATTGGCGACCTCAGCGCTCGAAGAACGGGGGTGGTTCGATCCCGAGGGCGCGGAGATAGACGTAGCCCTGCGCGCGGTGGTGGATCTCGTTGTCGATGCCGTAGAGCAGCAGGTAGTAGACCGAGCCAGGGTACTGACCGAAGGCCACCCGATGCTCCTGGAAGCGCTCAAGCGGGATCTGCGGGAAGAAGGCGTCGAGGGTGGCGGTGTCGGCGTCCCAGAGGGCAAGCAGTTCGGCCTTCGTGGGTTGCCCCTCGGCGGACGATCCGACCCAGTCGCCGGTGACGATCCCCTTGAGCATCGGCGCGCCGATCATCAGCATCTCCATCACCAGGGCGCCGAAGGGGCGCATGCCGCCGACGGAGAAGCTCCAGAGCTGCTCCTCGGGAAACGCCTCGAGGACGCGGCGAGTGAGGCGGCGGTGCCCCTGCCAGTGCTCAAGGAGCTGGTCGGGGGAGATCACGTGGGGTTCGGACATGGTCTGGCCTCGATCGCGAAGGGTGATACTTCGGGGTTTGTTCGGTGGTTGAAATCTTACGGCCAGATCGGGAGACGCGCAACCGGGGCAGGGAGGCTCTGACTATGTTGCCTCCCGTCACTCATCCATCGAGGCCACCGTGCGCATCGTGAAGGGGAAATTCGCCGGTCGCCACCTGACCTCGCCGGCCGATCAGCGGGTCCGCCCCACCAAGGAGGTGGTGCGCGACGCGCTGCTCACGATGCTGGAACCCGAGTTGAAGGGGATCCGGGTGCTCGATCTCTTCGCGGGGACCGGTGCCTTGGGGCTCGAGGCCATCTCGCGTGGCGCCAAGAGCTGCGACTTCGTCGAGTTCCGCCCGGCGTCGTTGCACGCGCTCAAGGCCAACGTGGCGGCACTGCATCTCCTCGACCGCACCCGGATCTTCAAGAAGGACGCAGTACCCTGGACCGCGATGCTTGAGGCCGATCGCTACGACCTGGCCTTCGTCGACCCGCCGTACGAATCGAAGGTCCTCGACCGCATCCTCGACATGTGGCGCGCCAAGCCGTTCGCGCGGCTGCTGGCGGTGGAGCACGCCACGAGCCACGCGATCCCGAACGGGTCGCGGCGAAAAGTGTTTGGGGATTGCACGGTGACGATCTACAAAGCAGCGAACAGCGAAAAGCGATCGGCGAACAGCGAACCCACACCCGCCTAACGCGCGGTTCGCTGTTCGCTGGTCGCCGTTCGCTACCTCCCGATCATCAACTGCAACACATCATACCGACTCACAATGCCCACCAGCGCGTTGCCGTCGCGGACCAGCGCCGCCGGTGATTCGCGCGTGAGCATCGGCGCGAGCCGGTCCACCGGGAGCGAGAGCTCGACCTCGGGGTAGGGCTCCTCCATCACTTCGCGCACCGGACGATCGAGCAGGGTCGGTTGCTCGAGGGCCTTCGTCATCAGCGTGCCCTCGTTGAGCGCGCCAATGCAGCGACCATCCTCGATCACCGGAATCTGCGAGACATCCCAGGTGTGCATCAGGTTCACCGCCTGGCGTACCTGCGCCGACGGCGCGAGCTGCACCAGTGTGGGATGGGAGCCGCCGCGCTTGGCGAGGAGGTCGCCCACGGTCGGCTTCACCGTCTCGAGCAGCTGGTTCTCCTGCAGCCATTCGTCGTTGAACACCTTGCTCAGGTAGCGCTCGCCGGTGTCACAGAGAATGGTGACGATGCACGCCGTCGGGTCGTTGAGTTCGCGCGCCAACTGCAGCGAGAGATGCACGTTCACGCCCGCCGACCCGCCGACGAGGATGCCTTCCTCGCGCGCGAGGCGACGCGCCATCGCCATCGCATCGCGGTCGCTGCACTGGCGGAACTCATCGATCAGGTCCCACCACACCGTCGTCGGCGCCTTGTCGCCACCGATCCCCTCGACCTTGTACGGCGCGCCGTCGGTGCCGATGCTGCGGGTGCGATGGTAGCCAGCGTAGAGCGAGCCGACCGGGTCGCCGGCGATGATGCGGATCGCGGGGTTCTGTTCCTTCAGGTACTTGGCGATACCGCTCACCGTGCCGCCCGTTCCCGCGCCCGCCACCACGTGCGTCACCTTGCCGCCAGTCTGCGCCCAGATCTCCGGACCGGTGGTGGCGTAGTGCGCCTCGGGATTGACCTGGTTGTAGAACTGGTTGGCGAGGATCGCGCCCGGCGTGTCATGGGTGATCTGCTTCGCCTTCATGACGTAGTTCTCGGGATGATCGGGCGGCACCGCCGTCGGCGTGATGACCACCTCGGCGCCATACGCCTTGAGCAGCCGCACCTTTTCCTGCGACATCTTGTCGGGCATCGTGAAGATGCAGCGATACCCCTTCAGCGCGGCCGCGATGGCGAGGCCGACGCCGGTGTTGCCGCTGGTCCCCTCGACGACCGTCCCACCCGGCTTGAGGGTGCCGTCGCGCTCCGCCGCCTCGATGATGGCGAGGCCGATCCGGTCCTTCACCGAACCACCCGGATTGACGTACTCCGCCTTGCCGAAGACGGGCGTACGGAGGTCGCGACCAACCCGGCCCAGCCGAATCAGCGGGGTCTGGCCGATGGTGTCGAGGACGGAATCGTACGGGAAGGGATGGGGTGTATGCATGCGGAAAACTACAGCGAACGGCGAGCCGCGAACAGCGATCTGGGATCTGCGGGCGGCGCGCCGGTGTCCCCGTGCGTAAGGGCGACGCATGCGTCGCCCTCCGCACCTCTCGCGATCCTCGGGCAGGGCGACGCATGCGTCGCCCCTACATGCCTCACGTGAAGATCGTCGCCCGCACCGGGATGGCGCTGTCGGTGGTGGTCCCGTTGCCGAGCTGACCTCGAACATTGTTGCCCCAACAGTAGATGTCGACGCCCTCTCGACCGCAGGCATGCTCGCCACCGACGTCGATCTCGCTGAAGACGCGCCCACCCGGGATGAGCTGCGGGGTGGTGGCATTCCCCATGAAGGCACCCCAGCACCATGCCGCTCCCGCAGCGGTCAGGCCACAGACGCCACCGCGCCCGCCGCCGATCCGGACGAATCGCTGGGCCGTGGCCACGGCGACCGGCACGCTTCGGTTGGTCATGGTGCCGTCACCGAGCTGGCCACCATCGTTCTGCCCCCAGCAGAACACGGTGCCGTCGGCCTTTCGGCCACAATGCGATTGATCGCCGCCGGTGATCTCCGCGAAGAGGTGCCCGCCGCTCACTTGCGTCGGCGCGAAGACGCTGCCGCCAAAGTTGCCGTGGCCGATGGCTCCAGTGATGCTCGACCCCCAACACCATGCGACCCCGGCACTCGTCAGCCCACAGGTG contains the following coding sequences:
- a CDS encoding damage-inducible protein DinB gives rise to the protein MSEPHVISPDQLLEHWQGHRRLTRRVLEAFPEEQLWSFSVGGMRPFGALVMEMLMIGAPMLKGIVTGDWVGSSAEGQPTKAELLALWDADTATLDAFFPQIPLERFQEHRVAFGQYPGSVYYLLLYGIDNEIHHRAQGYVYLRALGIEPPPFFER
- a CDS encoding RsmD family RNA methyltransferase; translation: MRIVKGKFAGRHLTSPADQRVRPTKEVVRDALLTMLEPELKGIRVLDLFAGTGALGLEAISRGAKSCDFVEFRPASLHALKANVAALHLLDRTRIFKKDAVPWTAMLEADRYDLAFVDPPYESKVLDRILDMWRAKPFARLLAVEHATSHAIPNGSRRKVFGDCTVTIYKAANSEKRSANSEPTPA
- a CDS encoding pyridoxal-phosphate dependent enzyme, which translates into the protein MHTPHPFPYDSVLDTIGQTPLIRLGRVGRDLRTPVFGKAEYVNPGGSVKDRIGLAIIEAAERDGTLKPGGTVVEGTSGNTGVGLAIAAALKGYRCIFTMPDKMSQEKVRLLKAYGAEVVITPTAVPPDHPENYVMKAKQITHDTPGAILANQFYNQVNPEAHYATTGPEIWAQTGGKVTHVVAGAGTGGTVSGIAKYLKEQNPAIRIIAGDPVGSLYAGYHRTRSIGTDGAPYKVEGIGGDKAPTTVWWDLIDEFRQCSDRDAMAMARRLAREEGILVGGSAGVNVHLSLQLARELNDPTACIVTILCDTGERYLSKVFNDEWLQENQLLETVKPTVGDLLAKRGGSHPTLVQLAPSAQVRQAVNLMHTWDVSQIPVIEDGRCIGALNEGTLMTKALEQPTLLDRPVREVMEEPYPEVELSLPVDRLAPMLTRESPAALVRDGNALVGIVSRYDVLQLMIGR